Proteins found in one Magnolia sinica isolate HGM2019 chromosome 5, MsV1, whole genome shotgun sequence genomic segment:
- the LOC131245799 gene encoding uncharacterized protein LOC131245799, with product MGCFLACFGEGKRRKHKNKSLPKDRSRGSYKSLQPSSPLKQTAEESVVCPLPESSDKPENLSFNSRKKVTFDLNVKTYEEVSAHDLPKYSSENEEEKERVKEEKKEEKASQPISTSDDNSTISSTGSFPSNHRYQNCVCSDDENDEEEEENMEYEDSDFDDDRGEQEEVSTDSCFSLPIKREGRNHENTLANKEEVCDSRPLSVPSPDQRWTLLANKNARDRSQYVHPVLNPIENLSQWKAVKASSTPLKQRKKESVDLEQELQIPFSSEPTFKLPVSQKSFASSPRNFDLEQELHIPFSSEPTFKLPKPQISSDSKPRNFDLTKPSPKQEISVDTSLSNWLVSSENTPSTKTSLARTESSENSQSLSSRSSRIYDDRPILGALTVEELRQHSVSSSPRRSPSRSPDDIPILGTVGSYWNSSTSQQSGSDSKGIPNTTSKYREDKRVNWHNTPFEVRLERALIEGAAEAYSSYPPKVC from the exons ATGGGGTGTTTTCTCGCTTGCTTCGGCGAAGGAAAACGTCGAAAACACAAGAACAAATCTCTCCCCAAAGACCGA AGCCGTGGAAGCTATAAATCTCTACAACCCAGCTCCCCTTTGAAACAAACAGCAGAGGAATCGGTGGTTTGTCCGCTCCCGGAATCGAG TGATAAGCCTGAGAATCTTAGTTTCAACAGCCGAAAGAAAGTCACCTTTGATTTGAATGTCAAGACATATGAGGAGGTCTCAGCTCATGATCTTCCAAAATATTCATCGGAGAATGAGGAAGAGAAGGAGAGggtaaaagaagagaagaaagaggaaaaagcAAGCCAACCCATTTCAACATCCGATGATAATTCAACCATATCAAGTACcggatccttcccgtcaaatcaTCGATACCAGAATTGCGTATGCAGCGACGATGAGAATgacgaggaagaggaagaaaacatGGAATATGAAGATAGCGATTTCGATGATGATAGAGGAGAACAAGAAGAGGTGTCTACCGACTCATGCTTCTCTTTACCAATCAAAAGGGAAGGAAGAAATCATGAGAATACCTTAGCCAACAAAGAAGAGGTTTGTGATTCAAGGCCCCTCTCTGTGCCTTCTCCTGATCAGAGATGGACACTTCTGGCTAACAAGAATGCTCGAGATCGGAGCCAATATGTTCACCCCGTGTTAAATCCAATTGAAAACCTCTCTCAGTGGAAAGCTGTGAAAGCAAGCAGTACACCATTAAAACAACGGAAGAAGGAAAGTGTCGATTTGGAACAAGAACTTCAAATACCCTTCAGTTCGGAACCAACATTCAAGCTCCCAGTGTCTCAAAAATCCTTTGCTTCAAGCCCAAGAAACTTCGATTTGGAGCAAGAACTACATATACCCTTCAGTTCAGAACCCACGTTCAAGCTCCCAAAGCCTCAAATATCCTCTGATTCAAAACCAAGAAACTTCGATCTCACAAAGCCTTCTCCAAAGCAAGAAATCTCGGTTGACACCAGCCTCTCTAATTGGTTGGTTTCATCCGAAAACACTCCTTCAACCAAAACCAGTTTAGCTCGGACCGAATCATCAGAAAATAGCCAGTCTCTGAGTTCGCGCTCATCGAGAATTTACGACGACCGTCCGATTTTAGGTGCTTTAACAGTCGAGGAGCTTAGGCAACATTCGGTGTCTTCATCGCCGAGAAGGTCACCAAGTCGGAGCCCGGATGACATCCCCATACTGGGTACTGTGGGAAGTTACTGGAACTCGAGCACTtctcaacagtctggatcagatTCTAAAGGAATACCAAATACAACAAGCAAATACAGAGAG GATAAGAGGGTGAACTGGCACAACACTCCATTTGAGGTGAGGTTGGAAAGAGCTTTGATAGAAGGTGCTGCTGAAGCCTACTCAAGTTATCCTCCTAAAGTATGCTAG